In Mytilus edulis chromosome 4, xbMytEdul2.2, whole genome shotgun sequence, the following proteins share a genomic window:
- the LOC139521462 gene encoding uncharacterized protein, whose amino-acid sequence MAKIRKARDYYRTGRSDVEKTKEKGKLSNFSKTKPKVINLSSRDLSDQEIKLLEHGLKFTPTPISDNVDLITDTDEFCRKLRLREFFGNTNYEDGSLVRNKKGTNPQPNRDKHLEEYINCLKQTANTNIVDSHVKSNLPKSQQKTIKKLQNDESIIIKEADKGGGIVIMDKDHYKDMVLNQLEDGLFYQKLNGNRDKSTMSKIRKLIKEYSDNLTDKEKDYLKNFEVKTSNFYGLPKIHKSKEIQDHVENCDSMYIKINRPTDLKIRPIIAGPSCSTQRLSNLLDILLKPLCIKVPSFVRDDMDFLNYIPDRVPLDTILVSFDVISLYTNIPHELGLKAVQYWLEKYLDEIPERFSNDFIIKGLKLILENNYFQFNDTYYLQIKGTAMGTKVAPTYATLVMGYIEKQLYEKIPSEFDENFRVYIEENWKRYLDDCFIFWTKSEVELNKFHSMLNALNESIQFTYDSSSSKLPFLDINIIKEEEQIITDLYCKPTDTHQYLDFRSCHPSHTKRNIPFNLARRICTIVINLELRDKRLQELKNYLKRQNYPVRLIENGIKNALKIPIAELRKTVSREDKKDKQKQYIFQSTRVMKISVCILLCLMLAFVGTARDAALLLHSASVMDKDVDLPRNVVLIDVFTDIANSERLAGFGHDEMDDYLNSMFLNYTKNIF is encoded by the exons ATGGCCAAGATACGTAAGGCACGTGATTATTACAGAAC GGGAAGGTCAGATGTGGAAAAAACGAAAGAAAAAGGTAAACTTTCAAACTTCTCAAAGACAAAACCGAAGGTAATTAATCTGTCTAGTAGAGATTTATCTGACCAGGAAATAAAACTTTTGGAACATGGTTTAAAATTTACCCCAACACCAATATCTGACAATGTTGATCTTATAACAGATACCGACGAATTCTGCAGAAAACTCAGACTTCGTGAATTCTTTGGAAACACTAATTATGAAGATGGATCCCTGGTACGGAACAAAAAGGGTACTAATCCTCAACCGAATAGGGACAAACATTTAGAAGAATATATTAATTGTTTAAAACAAACCGCCAACACAAATATTGTCGATTCACACGTAAAATCAAATCTGCCGAAGTCTCAACAAAAGACTATAAAGAAACTTCAAAATGATGAATCAATTATAATAAAAGAGGCGGATAAAGGCGGGGGTATAGTGATTATGGACAAAGATCACTACAAAGACATGGTTCTTAATCAACTTGAAGACGGGCTATTCTACCAAAAACTAAATGGAAATAGAGACAAAAGCACAATGTCGAAAATAAGAAAACTAATAAAGGAATATTCTGACAACCTTACCGATAAGGAAAAAGATTATCTTAAAAATTTTGAGGTTAAAACTAGCAATTTTTACGGCCTTCCGAAAATCCACAAATCCAAGGAAATTCAAGACCATGTAGAAAACTGTGATTCTATGTATATTAAAATCAACAGGCCTACTGATCTTAAAATAAGACCGATTATTGCAGGACCTTCATGTAGTACCCAAAGGCTAAGCAACCTCCTTGATATCCTACTTAAACCACTTTGTATAAAAGTGCCGAGTTTTGTCAGAGATGACATGGATTTTCTAAACTATATTCCAGACCGGGTACCTCTTGATACAATACTAGTGAGTTTTGACGTAATAAGCCTTTACACGAACATCCCGCACGAATTAGGATTAAAAGCTGTACAATACTGGTTGGAAAAGTATCTAGATGAAATTCCGGAACGTTTTTCTAATGACTTCATCATCAAAGGATTAAAACTTATCCTTGAGAACAACTATTTCCAGTTTAACGACACTTATTACCTTCAAATCAAGGGAACCGCGATGGGTACAAAGGTGGCACCAACATATGCCACTCTGGTTATGGGTTACATAGAAAAACAACTATACGAAAAGATACCTTCCGAATTCGATGAAAACTTCAGAGTTTACATTGAAGAAAATTGGAAGCGATATCttgatgattgttttattttctggaCAAAAAGTGAAGTTGAACTAAATAAATTTCATTCAATGCTGAATGCCTTAAATGAATCAATACAATTCACTTACGATTCCAGCTCTTCAAAACTCCCATTCCTAGACATCAATATTATCAAGGAAGAAGAACAAATAATAACGGACTTATACTGTAAACCCACTGATACCCATCAGTATTTGGATTTTAGGTCATGTCACCCGTCACATACCAAACGAAATATTCCTTTTAATTTAGCCCGACGTATATGCACAATAGTAATAAATTTGGAGTTACGTGATAAGAGACTACAGGAAttgaaaaattatctaaaaagacAAAACTACCCAGTCAGATTAATTGAAAATGGAATTAAAAATGCATTGAAAATTCCAATCGCTGAACTAAGAAAAACAGTATCAAGGGAAgacaaaaaagataaacagaaacaat ATATCTTTCAGTCAACAAGAGTCATGAAGATTTCTGTTTGTATTCTACTCTGTCTGATGTTAGCCTTCGTTGGAA